The window CGGAGCGGGTAGATAAATATCAATTAGAGGATTTTACCTTTTTTAAAAAGAGATTTGGCAGTTTCAAAGGCCTTGCGGCAGCAACAGGGAATATTTACCAGCTGACAAAGCTTATGACCTATCAAAATCCCTATCCGGAAGGAAAAATAGGAGTATTGGAAAAAGGAGCCTTTGCAGACTTGTGCATTGTGGAAGGGAATCCTGTTGAGAATCTGGATATACTGGCGGACAGGAACAATATGAAATTGATCATGAAGGATGGGAAAATCTATAAAGACATTTTATAAAGTGATTTACTAATTAAATAAAAATGTGAAAAAGATGTTGACATCCCAAAAAGATAAGATTATAATCAATGCATATAAAACCTATGAGAATAATAGGATATATCGGGAAAGGATGCTATTCATATGAAAAAAACAATGGTTACTGCCAGGACGAATCATTTTTCAAATATTGAAAAGATGGATTGCTGTTGTTGTAAAACTGTGTGCATGTATATGAATACAGCTTATTTTTGTATGTATTAGAATACCTGGATCCGCAGCAGAGGCTTGACAGGTACTATAATAGTACCTGTTTTTTTATAAGCAGAAATTGATGATAAAATTCATCAACTATACCGTTGGTCCATTTCACAGGAACAAAACGATGCAGGAAATACCAAGGGAACGTCAGGTACATATAAAGAGGAACCGTCTGAAAAAGAATCCATAGGCTGATCCATGAAATGGCCGGACGTGTAAAGTATGGTTCCATTGCCATCATAATTCAGGATGGAAAAATAGTGCAGATAAAAAAAGAAAATATCGGATTAAAGGACTGACTGGACAACCGGAGGTTCTGATAAGCAAAATGCGTATCAGGAGAAGGTTGTCTTTTTTGTATCCAAATATAAGAAAGCTGAGAAAGAGAGATTAAT of the Lacrimispora indolis DSM 755 genome contains:
- a CDS encoding DUF2292 domain-containing protein, with amino-acid sequence MAGRVKYGSIAIIIQDGKIVQIKKENIGLKD